A genomic region of Papaver somniferum cultivar HN1 chromosome 7, ASM357369v1, whole genome shotgun sequence contains the following coding sequences:
- the LOC113298729 gene encoding caffeic acid 3-O-methyltransferase-like: MADETTEIRNKARLKILELANMISVPMSLNAIVRLNVPDAIWANGSNIPLSPSQILTRINLPSGGGDPENLQRILRMLTSYDVFEEHIIVTPSSESVERKYSLTEVGKTLATDEDGLSYGAYVIQHHQDALVKAWPYVHEAVVDSTVEPFVKANDGRPAYGFYGDNPEMNELMQKAMSGVSVPFMKAILDGYDDGFKEIKRLVDVGGSAGDCLKMILQKYPNVTEGINFDLPEVVSKAPIIPGVKHVGGDMFRSIPKADAIFMKWVLTTWTDDECKAIMKNCYDALPVGGKLIACEPVLPHESDSSHRTRALLEGDIFVMTIYRAKGKHRTEQEFQHLGRETGFPHFRAIYIDYFYTLLEFQK; the protein is encoded by the exons aTGGCAGATGAAACCACAGAAATAAGAAACAAAGCTCGTCTCAAAATCTTAGAACTAGCCAACATGATAAGTGTACCAATGTCACTCAACGCGATCGTACGTCTCAATGTTCCTGATGCTATCTGGGCAAACGGGTCAAACATTCCTCTATCTCCTTCTCAGATCTTGACGCGTATTAATCTTCCATCCGGAGGAGGAGATCCTGAAAACCTACAACGTATTCTTCGTATGCTAACCAGCTACGACGTTTTTGAAGAGCACATTATCGTCACCCCTTCATCAGAATCAGTAGAACGGAAATACTCACTGACAGAAGTCGGAAAAACACTAGCGACTGATGAAGATGGATTGTCGTACGGTGCTTATGTTATCCAACACCATCAAGATGCGTTGGTTAAAGCTTGGCCGTATGTACATGAAGCTGTTGTGGACTCTACGGTTGAACCATTTGTGAAAGCGAATGATGGAAGACCAGCTTATGGATTCTATGGTGATAATCCTGAGATGAATGAACTGATGCAGAAAGCTATGTCTGGTGTATCTGTACCGTTCATGAAAGCTATATTGGATGGTTATGATGACGGGTTTAAAGAGATCAAACGGTTAGTTGATGTTGGTGGTAGTGCCGGTGATTGTTTGAAGATGATTTTACAGAAATACCCTAATGTTACTGAAGGTATCAATTTTGATCTGCCGGAAGTTGTTTCTAAAGCTCCGATTATTCCCG GGGTGAAACACGTGGGTGGGGACATGTTCAGGTCAATTCCCAAAGCTGATGCTATCTTCATGAAG TGGGTATTGACAACCTGGACAGATGATGAATGCAAAGCTATAATGAAGAATTGCTACGATGCACTTCCGGTAGGGGGGAAATTGATCGCGTGTGAACCAGTGCTGCCTCATGAATCAGACAGCAGCCATAGGACTCGAGCATTGCTTGAAGGGGACATATTTGTCATGACTATCTATCGTGCTAAGGGTAAACATAGGACCGAGCAAGAATTTCAGCATCTCGGTCGAGAGACTGGATTTCCTCATTTCCGAGCTATTTATATTGATTACTTTTACACTCTCTTAGAATTCCAGAAGTAA